One region of Microbacterium sp. M28 genomic DNA includes:
- a CDS encoding YchJ family protein, with product MRCPCLSGEIFDNCCGPLLAGRAAPTAERLMRSRFTAFARGDAAHLLRTWHPSTRPAELELEDAIRWTRLDVIGTEQGGPFDSEGVVAFEAFFREAGQVGSMRERSRFVREGREWFYLDGVAG from the coding sequence ATGCGCTGCCCGTGCCTGTCCGGTGAGATATTCGACAACTGCTGCGGTCCTCTGCTCGCGGGCCGAGCCGCACCGACGGCTGAGCGTCTCATGCGATCGCGTTTCACGGCCTTCGCCCGTGGCGACGCCGCACACCTCCTGCGCACGTGGCATCCGTCGACGCGCCCTGCGGAGCTGGAGCTCGAGGATGCGATCCGCTGGACGCGTCTGGACGTGATCGGCACGGAGCAGGGCGGACCGTTCGACAGCGAAGGCGTCGTCGCGTTCGAGGCGTTCTTCCGTGAGGCCGGCCAGGTGGGATCGATGCGCGAGCGCAGCCGGTTCGTCCGCGAGGGGCGCGAGTGGTTCTATCTGGACGGTGTTGCGGGCTGA
- a CDS encoding aldo/keto reductase, protein MTSLPTFTAHNGFALPAIGLGTYGLRGADGAASVTSAVDGGYRLVDTAFNYENEGAVGRGVADAATDRAEVIVTSKLPGRHHASDKAPWSIEESRYRLGLDAIDLHLIHWPNPSQDEYVQAWAALVDAQQRGVVKQIGVSNFLPEHLERLERETGVLPVVNQIELHPYFPQTEHLAYHREHGIITEAWSPLGRARELLEETTITEIAAAHGITPPQTVLAWHVAREVVSIPKASSAEHQRSNLAAASVVLDADEVEAITALGRPDGRLFHADPRTHEES, encoded by the coding sequence ATGACCTCGCTGCCCACGTTCACCGCACACAACGGCTTCGCTCTGCCCGCGATCGGGCTGGGCACGTACGGACTCAGAGGCGCGGACGGCGCGGCGTCCGTCACAAGCGCCGTCGACGGCGGCTACCGTCTGGTCGATACGGCGTTCAACTACGAGAACGAGGGCGCGGTCGGACGCGGGGTCGCCGACGCGGCGACCGATCGCGCCGAGGTGATCGTGACGTCGAAGCTGCCCGGCCGGCACCACGCGTCGGACAAGGCGCCGTGGAGCATCGAGGAGAGCCGCTACCGGCTCGGTCTGGACGCGATCGATCTGCACCTCATCCACTGGCCGAACCCGAGCCAGGACGAGTACGTCCAGGCGTGGGCCGCGCTGGTGGACGCGCAGCAGCGCGGCGTGGTGAAGCAGATCGGCGTGTCCAACTTCCTGCCGGAGCACCTGGAACGCCTCGAGCGCGAGACCGGAGTGCTCCCCGTGGTCAACCAGATCGAGCTGCACCCGTACTTCCCGCAGACCGAGCATCTCGCGTATCACCGTGAGCACGGCATCATCACCGAGGCGTGGAGTCCGCTCGGACGCGCACGCGAACTGCTCGAGGAGACGACCATCACAGAGATCGCGGCGGCCCACGGCATCACGCCACCGCAGACGGTACTCGCGTGGCACGTGGCGCGTGAGGTCGTCTCGATCCCGAAGGCATCGTCGGCCGAGCACCAGCGGAGCAATCTCGCCGCGGCATCCGTCGTGCTGGATGCGGACGAGGTCGAAGCGATCACCGCGCTGGGACGGCCCGACGGCCGTCTGTTCCACGCGGACCCCCGCACGCACGAGGAGTCCTGA